Proteins encoded by one window of Chondromyces crocatus:
- a CDS encoding FHA domain-containing protein, protein MSEQSVLRVELAEATAPATHQKEYRSGIHAKRRDAAGGWGLVMVSVNHPPQVVGLNDGAVVGSAERESLMAIPGIAPEHARVNVRSDGCYIEDLGTQEGTWVNGVRARRINVMHGDVVRLGEQIAVFVERELNLHEGIPGRLGPLVHGSKQHRDWIEPALDLVRRGSNLCIEGSPGVGKRTLAHQAAMLRQNLGDIFVIDGTVEGKPIATVYDPSTPGKAGTTPAPAGVRPVTWLIYSADRLPRPQQLEVAHAVGRMTGATLIITTDQPLDRAAGDGHIAPWFASLFSGKRLTVPSLELRREDILLIVRDIAERMGIALDRFTPDLLEALVRAGWPGGVPQLENVITTAAQATPEGPLALASIADQLSRGPRLKPNLPPATDPSLARARLEDALARANGSVASAARALGMSRQAIYREADRLGLDIARRKVR, encoded by the coding sequence ATGAGTGAGCAAAGCGTTTTGCGGGTAGAACTGGCGGAAGCAACGGCCCCTGCCACGCACCAGAAGGAGTACCGATCAGGGATCCATGCCAAGCGCCGTGATGCGGCGGGTGGCTGGGGGCTGGTGATGGTCAGCGTCAATCATCCACCGCAGGTGGTGGGGTTGAACGATGGGGCCGTCGTTGGTAGCGCCGAGAGAGAGTCGCTCATGGCGATTCCCGGGATCGCCCCGGAGCACGCCCGCGTGAACGTTCGGTCGGACGGCTGCTACATCGAGGATCTCGGCACTCAGGAAGGCACGTGGGTCAACGGCGTCCGAGCCCGTCGCATCAACGTGATGCATGGCGACGTCGTGCGTCTCGGCGAGCAAATCGCCGTGTTCGTGGAGCGCGAGCTCAACCTTCACGAGGGCATTCCTGGTCGGCTTGGGCCTCTGGTCCATGGCTCGAAACAGCACCGCGACTGGATCGAGCCGGCGCTCGACCTCGTTCGTCGCGGCTCGAACCTGTGCATCGAAGGCTCGCCCGGCGTGGGGAAGCGCACGCTCGCGCATCAGGCCGCGATGCTACGCCAGAACCTCGGCGACATCTTTGTCATCGACGGTACGGTCGAAGGGAAACCCATCGCGACCGTCTACGATCCGAGCACCCCAGGGAAGGCAGGAACGACGCCCGCACCTGCCGGGGTTCGCCCTGTGACATGGCTGATCTACAGCGCGGATCGGCTGCCGCGGCCGCAGCAGCTCGAAGTTGCCCATGCCGTGGGCAGGATGACCGGGGCAACGCTGATCATCACCACCGATCAGCCGCTGGATCGCGCCGCGGGAGATGGGCACATCGCTCCTTGGTTTGCCTCACTCTTCTCTGGTAAGCGGCTCACCGTCCCCTCACTCGAGCTCCGACGCGAAGACATCCTCCTCATTGTGAGGGACATCGCGGAGCGGATGGGGATTGCTCTCGATCGATTCACTCCCGATCTGCTCGAAGCACTCGTCCGCGCTGGCTGGCCGGGCGGTGTGCCGCAGCTCGAAAACGTGATTACGACAGCCGCCCAAGCCACTCCGGAAGGGCCCCTCGCCCTCGCGAGCATCGCGGATCAGCTCTCTCGCGGACCGCGGCTCAAGCCCAACCTGCCGCCTGCAACCGATCCCTCATTGGCGCGAGCTCGCCTGGAGGACGCGCTTGCGCGGGCCAATGGCTCCGTTGCCTCAGCGGCTCGTGCGCTGGGCATGTCCAGACAGGCGATCTACCGTGAAGCGGATCGTCTCGGCCTGGACATCGCTCGCCGCAAAGTTCGCTGA
- a CDS encoding AAA family ATPase has protein sequence MSLPLFERLRLLASRLEQQFLGKDEIIRLLMISVTAGEHCVLLGPPGTAKSALIRTLSELMQARYFEYLLTRFTEPNEIFGPVDIGAFREGIYRRNTAGMLPEAEIVFLDEVFKSNSAILNALLTLLNERKFTSGGQVLRCPLISVFAASNEVPGDETLNAIFDRFLIRVQSDNLDAYHFNELLQRGIQHEIRQMASEPLKPLVQAAELADLNRSFSARMKFSEAFLSSYKGLVFQIRAEGISISDRRVVKMLKLFATSAYLDGRDAPDASDFFVLKHIWNNQDQAAILEGIVQPVLESYYREHPERRRVGALSVGIEALSAEIDRIRQILTGGVPVGDVQLFSQLKALGEIKQALAGINDPRTRELERRVSELLEASFRSGRFAQI, from the coding sequence ATGTCTCTCCCTCTATTCGAGCGTCTGCGCTTGCTCGCGAGCAGGCTCGAGCAGCAGTTCCTTGGCAAGGACGAGATCATTCGTTTGCTGATGATCTCGGTCACCGCCGGAGAGCACTGTGTCTTGCTCGGCCCGCCGGGGACGGCGAAGAGCGCGCTCATCCGGACGCTCTCCGAGCTGATGCAGGCGCGATACTTCGAGTACCTGCTCACGCGGTTCACTGAGCCGAACGAGATTTTTGGCCCTGTGGACATCGGCGCTTTTCGCGAGGGGATCTACCGGCGAAACACGGCCGGGATGCTGCCTGAGGCGGAGATTGTCTTCCTGGACGAAGTCTTCAAGTCGAACAGCGCCATCCTCAACGCCCTCCTGACCTTGCTGAACGAGCGCAAGTTCACGAGCGGTGGGCAGGTGTTGCGATGTCCCCTCATCAGCGTGTTCGCGGCGTCGAACGAGGTGCCTGGGGATGAGACCCTGAACGCGATCTTCGACAGGTTCCTCATCCGTGTTCAGTCCGACAACCTGGACGCCTATCACTTCAACGAGCTCCTGCAGCGGGGCATCCAGCACGAGATCCGCCAGATGGCGAGCGAGCCCCTGAAGCCCCTGGTGCAGGCGGCGGAGCTTGCCGACCTCAACCGCTCCTTCAGTGCGCGCATGAAGTTCTCGGAAGCCTTCCTCTCCTCTTACAAGGGGCTGGTGTTCCAGATCCGTGCGGAAGGCATCTCCATCTCCGATCGCCGTGTCGTGAAGATGCTCAAGCTCTTCGCCACGAGCGCCTACCTCGATGGGCGCGATGCCCCGGACGCGAGTGACTTCTTCGTGCTGAAGCACATCTGGAACAACCAGGACCAGGCCGCCATCCTCGAGGGGATCGTGCAGCCCGTGCTCGAGAGCTACTACCGCGAGCACCCCGAACGCCGCCGGGTGGGTGCGTTGAGCGTCGGCATCGAGGCTCTTTCCGCCGAGATCGACCGGATTCGCCAGATCCTGACTGGAGGTGTTCCGGTCGGTGATGTCCAGCTCTTCAGCCAGCTCAAGGCGCTGGGTGAGATCAAGCAGGCGCTGGCTGGCATCAACGATCCCCGAACACGGGAACTGGAGCGCCGTGTGAGCGAGCTCCTGGAGGCCTCGTTCCGCAGTGGCCGCTTTGCGCAGATCTGA
- a CDS encoding cupin domain-containing protein has product MRRVDKPWGHELIWAETDRYVGKALHIRAGQCLSRQYHRVKDETLLIQNGQMDLEIGPVDNLERRRMVPGDVFHVTPGTIHRMVAVTDVEVIEVSTPELDDVVRLEDAYGREGTSSP; this is encoded by the coding sequence ATGCGCCGCGTCGACAAACCATGGGGACATGAGCTGATCTGGGCGGAGACGGATCGCTACGTGGGCAAGGCCCTTCATATCCGCGCCGGGCAATGCCTTTCACGTCAGTACCATCGCGTCAAAGACGAGACCCTGCTCATCCAGAACGGCCAGATGGATCTGGAGATCGGCCCAGTCGACAACCTCGAGAGGCGCAGGATGGTCCCCGGTGATGTCTTTCATGTCACGCCAGGCACGATTCACAGGATGGTGGCGGTGACGGACGTCGAGGTCATCGAGGTCTCCACCCCCGAGCTCGACGATGTCGTTCGCCTCGAGGATGCGTACGGACGAGAGGGAACCAGCTCCCCTTGA
- a CDS encoding pseudouridine synthase: MEERLQKIIARAGLASRRAAEELILKGRVRVNGRIATELGQKAEIGRDNIEVDGKRLLPEQSAYIVLHKPREVVSTVHDPEGRQTVAELVRDIGVRLYPVGRLDYATSGVLLMTNDGEFAHALLHPRAGVPKTYVAKLRGVMSDEDLAIWRKGIDLEDGKTLPAEARILRHEEERTWIELTIREGRNQQVRRMGEATGWPVLRLARTEFVGISSEGLRPGQWRFLTTDELLDLRKQYGVPKRIRGAMMRPGVQGKVAVRKGGAEGRKGALPPRESSRTEEASRSLPPKRGSTRPTTEKGRSESRGPARGPREEASRLVPSKRGSTVPPPERGRSESRGSARGSRPASARPGAGRPFEERSVPSTRNSPDGKRRATPGRRR; the protein is encoded by the coding sequence ATGGAAGAGCGATTGCAGAAAATCATTGCCCGTGCCGGCCTCGCATCGCGCCGCGCTGCCGAGGAACTCATCCTGAAGGGGAGGGTGCGCGTCAATGGACGCATCGCCACCGAGCTGGGTCAGAAGGCCGAGATCGGTCGTGACAACATCGAAGTCGACGGCAAGCGCTTGCTGCCCGAGCAGTCGGCCTACATCGTGCTGCACAAGCCTCGTGAGGTCGTCTCGACCGTCCACGATCCGGAGGGGCGCCAGACGGTCGCGGAGCTGGTGCGCGACATTGGCGTTCGCCTCTATCCAGTCGGACGACTCGATTATGCCACGAGTGGTGTCTTGCTCATGACGAACGATGGCGAGTTCGCTCATGCTCTCCTGCACCCGCGTGCTGGCGTGCCAAAGACCTACGTGGCCAAACTGCGTGGCGTCATGAGCGATGAGGACCTGGCCATCTGGCGCAAAGGGATCGACCTGGAAGATGGGAAGACACTCCCTGCCGAGGCGCGGATCCTTCGCCACGAAGAGGAAAGGACCTGGATCGAGCTGACGATTCGGGAGGGACGCAACCAGCAGGTGCGCCGCATGGGTGAGGCGACGGGATGGCCGGTCTTGCGTCTGGCGCGTACTGAATTCGTTGGAATCAGCAGCGAGGGCTTGCGGCCGGGGCAGTGGCGCTTTCTCACGACGGACGAGCTTCTGGACCTGCGCAAGCAGTATGGCGTGCCGAAGCGCATTCGTGGCGCGATGATGCGACCGGGGGTGCAAGGGAAGGTCGCCGTTCGCAAGGGGGGGGCAGAGGGGCGCAAGGGAGCACTCCCGCCGCGCGAGTCTTCTCGCACCGAGGAAGCGTCTCGCTCATTGCCCCCGAAGCGCGGTTCCACCAGGCCGACGACCGAGAAAGGCCGCTCCGAATCGCGAGGTCCCGCCAGGGGTCCCCGAGAGGAAGCGTCTCGCTTGGTGCCCTCGAAGCGCGGCTCCACCGTGCCGCCACCCGAGAGAGGCCGCTCCGAATCGCGAGGTTCCGCGCGAGGCTCCCGGCCGGCGTCTGCACGTCCGGGAGCAGGACGTCCCTTCGAAGAGCGAAGCGTCCCGTCGACCAGGAACTCACCGGATGGAAAGAGACGAGCGACTCCCGGAAGGCGGCGATGA
- a CDS encoding ribbon-helix-helix domain-containing protein: MSRKKVSTTIYITPEQAERLKLLHDRTKVPIAVYIREGIDLVLKHYEHHLPGQMTLEAPLSTPATPSKK, encoded by the coding sequence ATGTCGCGCAAGAAAGTCTCGACGACCATCTACATCACGCCCGAGCAGGCTGAGCGCCTGAAGCTCCTTCACGACAGGACGAAGGTTCCCATCGCGGTGTACATCAGGGAAGGCATCGACCTGGTCTTGAAGCACTATGAACATCACCTACCGGGGCAGATGACCCTGGAAGCCCCGCTGAGTACACCGGCTACCCCCTCCAAGAAGTAG
- the lepA gene encoding translation elongation factor 4, translating into MTVDPALIRNFSIIAHIDHGKSTLADRILDVTGALTAREQVAQFLDKMEIERERGITVKAQTVRLDYKALNGVTYRLHLIDTPGHVDFHYEVSRSLQACEGALLVVDASQGVEAQTLANVYLAIENNLEVIPVLNKIDLPSADPDRTRREIEDVIGLDCNGIVQASAKTGLGIRDILEEIVARVPAPKGDADAAPRALIFDSWYDSYRGAVIMVRVVDGVLRKGQKVRLMATGRDYELVEMGVFAPHPTPITSLGPGEVGFLVANIKSVVDTKIGDTVTDAVHPATVPLPGFKDVKPMVFAGVFPTDSGQYEDLRDALSKLNMNDASFVFEPDTSEALGFGFRCGFLGLLHMEIIQERLEREYNLDLITTAPSVAFHVYMTDGSMRRIENPAKMPPTQSMDRIEEPIYRVMIHVPSGYVGAVLALCQERRGEQKSLQYASADRVIITYDLPLGEVLFDFHDKLKSVSRGYASMDYELVGYRADDLVKLDMLVNGEPLDALSVIVHREKAYTRGRDLAVKLKDIVPRQQYEVAIQAALGTKVIARTTVRALRKDVTAKCYGGDISRKRKLLEKQKEGKKRMKMVGSVEIPQEAFLAILKLD; encoded by the coding sequence ATGACGGTTGATCCCGCTCTCATTCGTAATTTCTCCATCATTGCTCACATCGACCACGGCAAGTCGACCCTGGCTGATCGCATCCTCGATGTGACCGGCGCCCTCACTGCGCGCGAGCAGGTCGCTCAGTTCCTCGACAAGATGGAAATTGAGCGAGAGCGGGGGATCACCGTCAAAGCGCAGACCGTCCGGCTCGATTACAAAGCCCTCAACGGTGTCACCTATCGCTTGCACCTCATCGATACGCCAGGGCATGTGGACTTCCATTACGAGGTCTCGCGGAGCCTTCAGGCCTGCGAAGGTGCTCTGCTGGTCGTGGACGCCTCCCAAGGGGTCGAGGCTCAGACCCTGGCCAACGTCTACCTGGCCATCGAGAACAACCTCGAAGTCATTCCGGTCCTGAACAAGATCGATCTCCCTTCCGCGGACCCGGACAGAACGCGCCGCGAAATCGAAGACGTCATCGGACTCGATTGCAATGGCATCGTCCAGGCGAGCGCGAAGACTGGGCTCGGCATCCGCGACATCCTGGAAGAGATCGTCGCCCGGGTCCCGGCCCCGAAGGGCGACGCTGACGCCGCCCCCAGGGCGCTGATCTTCGATAGCTGGTACGATAGCTACCGGGGCGCCGTGATCATGGTCCGCGTCGTCGACGGTGTTCTCCGAAAAGGGCAGAAAGTCCGCCTCATGGCCACCGGGCGCGACTACGAGCTGGTGGAGATGGGCGTATTCGCGCCTCACCCGACCCCCATCACCTCGCTCGGCCCCGGCGAAGTCGGCTTCCTCGTGGCCAACATCAAGAGCGTCGTCGATACCAAGATCGGCGACACCGTGACGGATGCGGTCCACCCGGCAACGGTCCCTCTGCCAGGCTTCAAGGACGTGAAGCCCATGGTCTTCGCTGGCGTCTTCCCCACCGATTCCGGGCAGTACGAGGACCTCCGCGATGCGCTGTCCAAGCTGAACATGAACGATGCCTCGTTCGTGTTCGAGCCCGACACCTCCGAAGCGCTCGGCTTCGGCTTCCGCTGCGGGTTCCTTGGCCTGCTCCACATGGAGATCATCCAGGAGCGGCTGGAGCGAGAATACAACCTCGACCTCATCACCACCGCCCCCAGCGTGGCATTCCACGTCTACATGACCGATGGATCCATGCGTCGGATCGAGAACCCCGCGAAGATGCCGCCGACGCAGAGCATGGACCGCATCGAGGAGCCCATCTATCGGGTGATGATCCACGTCCCCTCGGGCTACGTCGGCGCCGTCCTCGCACTCTGTCAGGAGCGGCGAGGGGAGCAGAAATCGCTCCAGTATGCTTCGGCCGATCGCGTGATCATCACCTACGACCTCCCGCTCGGCGAGGTCCTCTTCGACTTCCATGACAAGCTGAAGAGCGTATCTCGTGGCTATGCCTCGATGGATTATGAACTCGTCGGATACCGCGCCGACGACCTGGTGAAGCTCGACATGCTCGTCAATGGCGAGCCGCTCGACGCCCTCAGCGTCATCGTTCACCGAGAAAAGGCCTACACGCGAGGCCGCGACCTCGCCGTGAAGCTGAAGGACATCGTCCCCCGTCAGCAATACGAAGTCGCCATCCAGGCTGCCCTCGGCACCAAGGTGATCGCCCGCACCACGGTTCGTGCCCTCCGCAAGGACGTCACGGCCAAGTGCTACGGCGGTGACATCAGCCGCAAGCGCAAGCTCCTCGAGAAGCAAAAGGAAGGCAAGAAGCGCATGAAGATGGTGGGCAGCGTGGAGATCCCTCAGGAAGCCTTCCTCGCCATCCTCAAGCTCGACTGA
- a CDS encoding M16 family metallopeptidase, with translation MTSELLQDLNRDCSPLASVRHDATIAFGPGMRVERFVLGNGLKLLLLQDHAAPVICVQTWFGVGSRHERPGKTGLAHLLEHLMFGETERHPHGAFDRLLEEAGAETNAATFLDWTYYHADLPREALELTLGLEAERMARLVLRDEQVVSEKEVVTNERRQRVDDDVDGSVNESLYKEAFLEHAYGRPTIGWMEDIKGFSAEDCADFYRTYYAPNNATLVMVGDFALGEALRAVQRLYGAYQPSQIPIEDVHPEPAQTEERRVQVQKPTTTHKLAIGYKSPALGDFDHAPLVLLNEILFGGRSSRVHRALVREGELASEVRGWVGSFRDQALYDIYVAGRDDRHGDELLAALDEQFEKVCREPVSQSELDRAKARIELSTLQGLETVSGKAEQLGFFETVLGDPAALFDKLAAYQRVTLGDILRVSRRYLLPSARTIIHVVPSGVTEDDDDEDDDDDIASDDAFAHQGEAS, from the coding sequence ATGACGTCTGAGCTGCTCCAGGATCTGAATCGTGACTGCTCCCCGCTGGCGAGCGTCCGTCACGACGCGACGATAGCGTTCGGCCCGGGAATGCGGGTCGAGCGATTCGTACTGGGCAATGGCCTCAAGCTGCTGCTCCTCCAGGACCACGCTGCCCCGGTGATCTGCGTGCAGACCTGGTTCGGCGTCGGCTCGCGGCACGAGCGGCCTGGAAAGACGGGGCTGGCCCATTTGCTGGAACACCTGATGTTCGGCGAGACCGAGCGGCACCCTCACGGCGCATTTGATCGGCTGCTGGAAGAGGCGGGTGCCGAGACCAATGCAGCGACGTTCCTCGACTGGACCTACTACCACGCGGACCTGCCTCGCGAGGCCCTGGAGCTCACGCTCGGCCTGGAAGCCGAGCGCATGGCGCGTCTGGTCCTGCGGGACGAGCAGGTCGTGAGTGAAAAAGAGGTCGTCACCAACGAGCGCCGGCAGCGCGTCGACGATGACGTGGATGGCTCGGTGAACGAGTCGCTCTACAAGGAAGCCTTCCTCGAGCATGCCTATGGACGGCCCACCATCGGGTGGATGGAGGACATCAAGGGCTTCAGCGCCGAGGATTGCGCGGACTTTTACCGAACCTACTACGCACCGAACAACGCCACCTTGGTCATGGTCGGAGACTTCGCCCTCGGAGAAGCGCTCCGAGCGGTCCAGCGCCTTTATGGCGCGTACCAGCCGTCCCAGATTCCCATCGAGGACGTCCACCCTGAGCCCGCGCAGACCGAGGAGCGGCGCGTCCAGGTCCAGAAGCCCACCACGACCCACAAGCTGGCGATCGGCTACAAATCCCCCGCCCTGGGTGATTTCGACCACGCCCCGCTCGTGCTGTTGAACGAGATCCTCTTCGGAGGCCGCTCGTCGCGTGTTCATCGGGCCCTCGTACGTGAGGGAGAGCTGGCCAGCGAGGTCCGAGGCTGGGTGGGGTCGTTCCGGGATCAGGCGCTTTACGACATCTACGTCGCTGGCCGTGACGACCGCCACGGGGACGAACTGCTCGCAGCCCTCGACGAGCAGTTCGAGAAGGTGTGCCGCGAGCCTGTCTCCCAGTCCGAGCTGGATCGCGCCAAGGCACGCATCGAGCTCTCCACCCTCCAGGGCCTGGAGACGGTCTCCGGCAAGGCCGAGCAGCTCGGCTTCTTCGAGACCGTCCTCGGGGACCCTGCCGCCCTCTTCGACAAGCTCGCGGCATACCAGCGGGTCACCCTGGGCGACATCTTGCGGGTGAGCAGGCGCTACCTGCTCCCCAGCGCCCGCACCATCATCCACGTCGTCCCGAGCGGCGTCACCGAAGACGACGACGACGAGGATGACGACGACGACATCGCCTCCGACGACGCCTTCGCGCACCAAGGAGAGGCATCGTGA
- a CDS encoding M16 family metallopeptidase: MSDPKLYVESSHGLPLVSQLVAFRSGSAHDPVGKEGLSRVTARMLRRGAEGYSATQIEETVDTLGGEFGADVGMSSTSVQFEVIKRSLDPFAALGAVILSRPAFDEQELERLLRETAADLVEARDSDASLCSRGFRRALFAGHPYGRRVAGTLTSLRAITRDDVVSFYRTHYTRRNAVVALSGDVDRDEATSFVDRILGALPEGERIADPVPPPVQRAGRHLVFVDKPERTQTQITLGSLGTSAHDPDHIPLLVANAVFGGSFTSRLMQEVRVKRGWSYGAYSRAAFDRQREAFSIGVAPAAGDAADCLVLILQLLQALCDDGVTEDELRFVKSYLVRSHAFEVDTARKRVHQALEEELFDLPSGYHENYVARVQAVTRDEANTALRARLDPRNLVISMVGTHAEIGQAIQSAIPDLQGAEVLPPDFE, from the coding sequence GTGAGCGATCCGAAACTCTACGTGGAGTCGAGCCATGGACTCCCCCTCGTCAGCCAGCTCGTCGCCTTTCGCTCGGGCTCTGCCCACGATCCCGTCGGCAAGGAGGGGCTCTCGCGCGTGACGGCGAGGATGCTCCGCCGCGGCGCCGAGGGCTACTCTGCCACCCAGATCGAAGAGACGGTGGACACGCTCGGTGGTGAGTTCGGCGCCGACGTCGGCATGAGCTCCACCTCGGTGCAGTTCGAGGTGATCAAGCGCTCCCTCGACCCCTTCGCCGCCCTCGGTGCCGTCATCCTCTCTCGCCCTGCCTTCGACGAGCAGGAGCTCGAGCGCCTCCTCCGCGAGACCGCCGCAGATCTCGTGGAAGCGCGTGACAGCGACGCCTCTCTTTGCAGCCGTGGCTTCCGGCGAGCGCTCTTTGCGGGCCACCCCTATGGTCGCCGCGTCGCCGGCACACTCACCTCGTTGCGGGCCATCACCCGGGACGACGTCGTCTCCTTCTACCGGACCCACTACACCCGCCGGAACGCCGTCGTGGCCCTCTCGGGGGACGTCGACCGCGACGAGGCCACCTCTTTCGTCGACCGCATCCTCGGAGCGCTCCCCGAGGGCGAGCGGATCGCGGATCCCGTGCCTCCTCCCGTCCAGCGGGCCGGGCGCCACCTCGTCTTCGTCGACAAGCCGGAGCGCACGCAGACCCAGATCACCCTCGGCAGCCTGGGGACCAGCGCGCACGATCCCGACCACATCCCCCTCCTCGTCGCGAACGCCGTCTTCGGGGGCAGCTTCACCTCCCGGTTGATGCAGGAGGTGCGGGTCAAACGCGGCTGGTCTTACGGCGCGTACTCACGGGCCGCCTTCGACCGCCAGAGGGAAGCCTTCTCGATCGGCGTCGCCCCGGCCGCCGGCGACGCCGCCGACTGCTTGGTGCTCATCCTGCAGCTCTTGCAGGCCCTGTGCGACGACGGCGTGACGGAGGACGAGCTTCGCTTCGTGAAAAGCTACCTCGTTCGCTCCCACGCCTTCGAGGTCGACACCGCCCGCAAGCGCGTCCACCAGGCCCTCGAAGAGGAACTCTTCGACCTGCCCTCGGGCTACCACGAGAACTACGTGGCGCGCGTCCAGGCCGTCACCCGCGACGAAGCGAACACCGCGCTCCGCGCCCGCCTCGACCCCAGAAACCTCGTCATCAGCATGGTTGGCACCCACGCCGAGATCGGCCAGGCCATCCAGAGCGCCATCCCTGATCTCCAGGGTGCCGAAGTGCTCCCGCCCGACTTCGAGTAG
- a CDS encoding serine/threonine-protein kinase: protein MTPFSGTIIADRFRLVRTLGEGGMGSVWLAEHLGLDVPCAVKLIQGEALGSDEVRRRFEREAKIAAQIRSPHVVHILDHGVWEDTPYIAMEFLEGEDLEQRLSRLGRLDSGDVVSIATQVARALSKAHAAGLVHRDLKPANIFLASDDDREIVKVLDFGIAKDVTPTVTSTTKTGALLGTPVYMSPEQAQGVRAVDHRSDLWSLGVVVFECLTGQLPFMSEAFGDLLLKIMVHPQPVPSNLAPVPPGFDAWWARATRREPDLRFQSAKEMAEALNLALGVRGSSHELRSHMSDALRLARSSSLSLGAHRRLSAPPLPPVPSCAGDAVFDATVATPEHPTATRRNGTAVMTPQVPPSERAPISAVASSVQTLALNRPVSSRRRSPLPTEGLVTNPALATPLPGNRLHRLAAGLLLGIVVVPVAAWLLVRSGEPPRAVAHPISFRPSLELEGAMNGEHRDATLDPPSSELPSSVAPLAASATRPTTTARRPVASLPPRSGALATERRPMRPASPALPLEPPVAAPTPAMPPPPPQSAPQPVNSASRKRDPKDFGI, encoded by the coding sequence TTGACCCCGTTCAGCGGGACCATCATTGCCGATCGCTTTCGCCTGGTGCGTACGCTGGGGGAGGGCGGTATGGGTTCGGTCTGGCTGGCCGAGCACCTGGGGCTCGACGTGCCTTGCGCCGTGAAGCTCATCCAGGGCGAGGCCCTCGGCTCCGACGAAGTGCGTCGCCGCTTCGAGCGCGAGGCGAAGATCGCGGCGCAGATCCGCAGCCCGCACGTGGTCCACATCCTCGATCACGGCGTCTGGGAGGACACCCCGTACATCGCGATGGAGTTCCTCGAAGGGGAAGACCTGGAGCAACGCCTCAGTCGCCTCGGGCGGCTGGACTCCGGCGACGTCGTCTCGATCGCGACCCAGGTGGCCCGGGCGCTGAGCAAGGCCCACGCGGCCGGCCTGGTGCACCGCGACCTCAAGCCCGCCAACATCTTCCTCGCCAGCGACGACGACCGCGAGATCGTCAAGGTGCTCGATTTCGGCATCGCCAAGGACGTCACCCCCACGGTCACCAGCACGACCAAGACGGGCGCCTTGCTCGGCACCCCGGTCTACATGAGCCCCGAGCAAGCCCAGGGCGTGCGCGCCGTGGATCACCGCTCCGACCTCTGGTCGCTGGGCGTCGTGGTCTTCGAGTGCCTCACCGGCCAGCTCCCCTTCATGAGCGAGGCCTTCGGCGACCTCCTCCTCAAGATCATGGTGCACCCCCAGCCGGTCCCGTCGAACCTCGCCCCCGTCCCGCCCGGCTTCGACGCCTGGTGGGCGCGCGCGACGCGAAGAGAGCCGGATCTGCGCTTCCAGAGCGCGAAGGAGATGGCCGAGGCCCTCAACCTGGCGCTCGGTGTCCGGGGGAGCAGCCACGAGCTGCGCAGCCACATGTCGGACGCCTTGCGCCTCGCGCGCTCGTCGTCGCTGTCGCTCGGCGCCCACCGCCGGCTGTCCGCACCACCGCTCCCTCCAGTCCCATCGTGCGCAGGCGACGCCGTCTTCGACGCCACCGTGGCTACGCCCGAGCATCCCACCGCGACCCGACGAAACGGAACCGCGGTGATGACCCCGCAGGTTCCACCTTCGGAGCGCGCCCCCATCTCGGCCGTCGCCAGTTCCGTGCAGACGCTGGCCCTCAACCGACCCGTTTCGTCCCGCAGGCGCTCGCCTCTGCCCACGGAAGGATTGGTCACGAACCCGGCCCTCGCCACGCCTCTCCCAGGGAACCGGCTGCACAGGCTCGCGGCTGGCCTCCTTCTTGGAATCGTCGTGGTGCCTGTGGCGGCATGGTTGCTGGTGCGCAGCGGAGAACCACCTCGGGCCGTGGCGCACCCCATCTCCTTCCGCCCATCACTCGAGCTGGAGGGCGCAATGAACGGCGAGCATCGGGACGCGACGTTGGATCCACCTTCCTCCGAGCTGCCCTCGTCGGTGGCGCCCCTCGCGGCCTCGGCCACCCGGCCAACCACGACGGCCCGCCGTCCCGTGGCGAGCCTCCCTCCCCGGAGCGGCGCTCTCGCCACCGAACGCCGGCCGATGCGCCCGGCGAGCCCGGCACTCCCCCTCGAACCGCCCGTCGCAGCGCCCACGCCTGCGATGCCGCCACCACCACCCCAGAGCGCACCCCAGCCCGTGAACTCTGCCTCCCGAAAGCGCGATCCGAAGGACTTCGGGATCTGA